One Lutzomyia longipalpis isolate SR_M1_2022 chromosome 4, ASM2433408v1 DNA segment encodes these proteins:
- the LOC129794921 gene encoding scoloptoxin SSD976-like: protein MKIIGKIAILIVILATETTTACRNAQLMKTGVTEQEKYDILETHNRLRQSVAMGQVRGQPGAENMMEMKWDSELAAKAQQWASECTFEHDPSRYLNRFTMGQNLAIMWSTEPLGEHEGDFPSRIQNWFNEVNAYNWGASWSPKTGHYSQLVWGETNLVGCGFSSYYDGYKYNKLWVCNYGPGGNVVGVDPYSTGSPACQNFGLSTSSRYPGLCTDAPTIQTFTYNPPQQNYITDYNTGKYTAPHKAEYTRVTFNKPQKSVSFSNQLADYSWNQPQTQQYYQEPKTQQYFQEPKVQTQYYQEPQTQQQYYQEPKAQQQYYQEPETHIYIQQEQPVQNAFASFKPVRQSTKSDRSSALLSYNWDAFFN from the exons AGACTGGGGTTACTGAACAGGAGAAGTATGACATACTGGAGACACACAATCGCCTACGACAGTCCGTGGCAATGGGCCAAGTGCGTGGTCAACCAGGTGCTGAGAATATGATGGAAATGAAATGGGACTCCGAATTGGCTGCCAAAGCGCAACAATGGGCATCAGAGTGCACCTTTGAGCATGATCCGAGTCGCTATTTGA ATCGCTTCACAATGGGACAGAATCTTGCTATTATGTGGAGCACTGAACCCCTTGGTGAGCATGAAGGGGACTTCCCGTCGCGCATCCAGAACTGGTTTAACGAAGTCAACGCCTACAATTGGGGTGCATCGTGGTCACCAAAGACTGGTCACTACTCACAGCTAGTTTGGGGTGAAACAAATCTCGTGGGATGTGGCTTTTCATCCTACTACGATGGTTACAAGTACAACAAACTCTGGGTTTGCAACTACGGACCAGG AGGAAACGTAGTTGGAGTTGATCCCTACTCAACAGGAAGTCCAGCTTGTCAAAACTTCGGACTTTCCACATCAAGTCGCTACCCTGGCCTGTGCACAGATGCACCAACAATCCAGACATTCACCTACAACCCACCACAGCAGAACTACATTACAGACTACAACACTGGCAAGTACACAGCTCCACACAAGGCTGAATATACGCGCGTGACGTTCAACAAACCCCAGAAGAGCGTATCGTTCTCCAATCAACTGGCCGACTACTCATGGAATCAACCGCAAACTCAGCAGTACTATCAAGAACCTAAGACTCAGCAGTACTTCCAGGAACCCAAAGTCCAGACACAATACTACCAGGAACCCCAGACTCAACAGCAATACTACCAGGAACCCAAAGCCCAACAACAATACTACCAAGAACCAGAAACCCACATCTACATTCAACAGGAACAACCCGTACAGAATGCATTTGCATCCTTTAAACCAGTACGACAGAGTACAAAGAGCGACCGATCAAGTGCACTCCTCTCATACAATTGGGATGCCTTCTTCAACTGA